One window of the Chlamydiales bacterium STE3 genome contains the following:
- a CDS encoding ADP,ATP carrier protein 1 (Product derived from UniProtKB/Swiss-Prot:O84068;Gene name derived from UniProtKB/Swiss-Prot:O84068) — protein MSETKHEFGKWRSFFWPVHGYELKKLLPMFLMFFCISFNYTILRDTKDTLVVTASGAETIPFLKVWGVVPAAVIFMLIYAKMSNILSKENLFYATIVPFLVFFAFFAYILYPNRDALHPHATADYLQSILPVGLNGLIACFRNWTYSLFYILSELWGSVVLSLLFWGFANDITRVTEAKRFYSLFGLGANLALLFSGPAIVYVSNIRSTLPAGVDAWQVSLNYLMTMVVIAGLVIIGVYWWINRNVLTDPRFYDPTEEKKVKKSKTKMSILESFAFLAKSKYILCLAILVIAYGISINLVEVTWKSQLKLQYPNANDYSTFMGYFSFCTGLVTIFMMLFVGGNLIRKKGWGFAALVTPIVLLVTGAGFFGFVIFRDNLAGFISMVGTTPLFLAVMFGAAQNIMSKSAKYSLFDPTKEMAYIPLDQESKVKGKAAIDVVGARLGKSGGSFVQQALLVGFGSIAAITPYVAAILLVIIVAWVYAAKALNKQFVELTSEKPQSFPPAEQQTIKASH, from the coding sequence ATGTCTGAGACCAAACACGAGTTTGGCAAATGGCGGTCTTTTTTTTGGCCTGTCCATGGTTACGAGTTAAAAAAACTCCTGCCAATGTTTCTGATGTTTTTCTGTATTTCTTTTAACTATACGATCTTAAGGGACACTAAAGATACACTCGTTGTGACTGCATCGGGCGCAGAAACGATACCGTTTTTAAAAGTGTGGGGTGTAGTTCCTGCCGCTGTTATCTTTATGCTTATCTACGCTAAAATGAGTAATATCTTGAGCAAAGAGAACCTCTTCTATGCTACTATCGTACCATTTCTAGTGTTTTTCGCATTTTTCGCCTACATCCTTTATCCAAACCGTGATGCCCTTCACCCTCACGCAACAGCCGACTACCTACAAAGCATTCTACCTGTAGGGTTAAATGGCTTGATCGCATGCTTCCGAAACTGGACCTACTCTTTGTTCTATATTCTTTCCGAACTTTGGGGCAGCGTTGTGCTCTCTTTATTGTTTTGGGGATTTGCAAATGACATTACACGCGTTACAGAAGCTAAACGCTTTTATAGCCTTTTCGGCCTAGGCGCTAACCTAGCTCTTCTATTTTCTGGGCCAGCTATTGTGTATGTTTCTAACATTCGCAGTACCCTCCCTGCAGGTGTAGATGCTTGGCAGGTTTCTTTGAACTACTTAATGACAATGGTCGTCATCGCTGGTTTAGTTATTATCGGTGTTTACTGGTGGATTAACCGCAACGTTTTAACTGATCCTCGTTTCTATGACCCTACTGAAGAAAAGAAAGTTAAGAAATCCAAAACAAAGATGTCTATCTTAGAAAGCTTTGCTTTCTTGGCAAAATCAAAATACATTCTTTGCCTAGCCATCTTGGTTATCGCTTATGGGATATCCATCAACCTTGTTGAAGTTACTTGGAAAAGCCAGCTTAAACTTCAGTATCCTAACGCTAATGACTATAGCACATTTATGGGTTACTTCTCCTTCTGCACAGGCCTCGTGACAATTTTCATGATGTTGTTTGTCGGTGGAAACCTTATCCGTAAAAAAGGCTGGGGATTTGCAGCGTTGGTGACTCCAATCGTTCTGCTAGTAACAGGTGCGGGCTTCTTCGGCTTTGTCATCTTTAGAGACAACTTAGCTGGCTTTATCAGCATGGTTGGGACAACACCACTTTTCTTAGCTGTCATGTTCGGCGCAGCTCAAAATATTATGAGTAAATCTGCGAAATACTCTTTATTTGACCCAACCAAGGAAATGGCCTACATTCCTTTGGATCAAGAGTCAAAAGTGAAAGGGAAAGCAGCTATTGACGTTGTGGGAGCTCGTTTAGGGAAATCAGGCGGTTCATTTGTTCAACAAGCTCTGCTTGTCGGCTTTGGCTCAATCGCAGCAATCACTCCCTATGTAGCAGCAATCTTGCTAGTCATCATTGTTGCATGGGTATACGCTGCAAAAGCGCTTAACAAGCAGTTTGTTGAGCTTACTAGCGAAAAACCGCAGTCCTTTCCTCCAGCTGAACAACAAACAATAAAAGCTTCTCATTAA